The following nucleotide sequence is from Drosophila simulans strain w501 chromosome 3L, Prin_Dsim_3.1, whole genome shotgun sequence.
CAGGCTCGCCCCAGCTACTTGCCCAGCTATGAGCACGTGGAATATGCTCCCAGTGTCGTGGGATACGAGAGTTATGCCCTTCCCGCCGCCGTCTCACACCAGAGTTCCACGGTGGTGCACGAGAAGCGTCCCTACTGGCGCCCCATTGTGGATCACACGCCCATTCTGAAGACAGCCTATGCTCCAGCTACTTCGATCTCGTATGCCCCACTTGGATACGCAGGCAGCAGTGCGGGATGGTACGAGCCGGGAATCTGGGGAGGAGCCAGTTACCCCAGCATTTATCTGAAGTAGATCAACAGCCAAAGGAACCATTCTCCTCAGAAAATCTTATTTTTGGTTATGTGTAACATATTACCTCTTCCGCATTGCAAACTTAAATGTACACcaaatatgcaataaataaactttcaacACCAGGTTTATATTAGTTTTACTTATGATAACTTTAGTGAAAAGGGAACggaaatttggaaatttggAAATAGAAATATAGAAAAACTCTAGTTCTTGTCGCACTGTAAACATGCAGACTGTATCTTAGAAATCTCACTAAATAACGATTACTTTATTCAAACAAGCTGTGGtatattaaaaatagtttaaaagaaTTCTGTTGTACTATAAGAtaccatttttaaaaaaatattacattgCAAATTAATTCCAATTCAGTTTGAAAAACATTCAGATACGTATGAACACTGTATGTGCAATATTCTACACTTTTTAGAACGCttcaatattaatatatatgtacatcccCATGTTTTTAAGAAATTCACATTAGCTGTTTGGtattcacatttaatttattattttttcgatttcgttttttttcaaCTAGTTCAAACTCTTTCGATCCTCACCACATTACCAGGCGCCAGCGGCGTAGGTCAGGGGGGCGTGGTGCAGCAGAGGAGCGGGGGCGGCGTAGGAGAGGGGTGCGGAGTAGGCCACCGGTGCGGAATAAGCCAGAGGAGCAGCGTACGAGGAGTAGGCCACCGGGGCGGAGTAGGCCAGAGGAGCAGAGTAGGCGACGGGAGCCACAGTCTTCACAATGGGTGCGGCGGCCAACACGGGAGCGGAGTGGACAGCGGTGGTCTTGACCACGGGAGCCACCACATCCTCCACCACGGGGGTGCTGTGCACCTGGGTCAGGCTCTGGTGGGACACGGCGGTGGGAACGCTCTTCACAACGGCACCCACTTTGGCCAGAACGGGCTCCTGGACgacggtggtggtggcgggaGCGCTGTAGAccagaggagcagcagccaggtGACCGGGCTTCGCGGCGGCCACGGCCAAAAGAGCAGCGAGAACGAACTGAAGAAGGGAATAAGAGTTAGTAATCCAAAGAGTTGCCATGTGGAGATCCCTGCGCTCCTTAccaatttgaacattttggtGTGGAGTTGGCTTCTTCGACTGGTGTCGCTGGATAGGGAGACAGACTTCGAATGTGTTGAGCTGAGGGACTGTCAACGTCTTTTATACTTGAACTTCACAttttacacacacacgcacttcGCCGGCTTTTGTCCATTGAGGCGGATACAATAAGCCATAAGTCGAACGTGCCTGAACGGATTCTGGCCGCTTGTCCCGGGTCTTGGCCATAAACCAGATTATTATTCGTGGCCAATTTCTGTTCGGCTCACCTCCTTCACCGAGCTTGCCCCTTTCCCACTACTCATTACTTCACTTATTTTCGGCCTCGCACTTGTTTGCCGTACCCACTcttgatttcatttcacaACTCGCAGCTCATTAGTCGCACGTACTCACCTGAAGATCGATTTCTGGTGCGGAGGGAGAACCAAGGGTCCGAGATTACTTCTAATTGCGAACCAATCGGAATCGCTTCCGACCCAATTCAAGGCCAAGTTTATAATGACAGGAAAACACTTTCGCTTGGTTTACTTGCATTTACTTAAATTCCAAGAACTGGCAATGATTTTcgattgaaaaaaaaatgttcattcAAAACAGAAGTGAGTAAAAATTCAAGAGAGAGCGTATAGTATATtatttcctcgactatcagatacccgctACTCAGTGGGAATGCGAACGAGAAAGTTCAACAATCTCTTtgattattaaaagaaaaaacttcAACAGTTTTTTCAAAACTGTGGGTGTGGCGTCTTTTCGTTTGGTTTGTGTttgttagagtgggcgtggcaacatgggtcaacaaacttatgctgcgtctatgtctcttTAAACTTTCTACCTTTTATAGTTCATGATTCCAATCCTGCCAAAGCACTCTAGATCCCACGGGAGCCCGGAAGGCCCCGCCAGATATCCCGCCAGAGATCCCGGCAGGTTCCGCCAAATTCCGCTATATGTGTACTGTTTGTAAACTTTTTTGtggaaagaaaatatatatacatatgtgcatttgctaacaatttttaaacataatcCAACCACTAAAGTGTTGCTTTCCTCCAAGTAAACTGTCTGTGTTTATTCTTCAATTCCGTAAAATTGTGAGTGCACCTGTTCAGAACATCCAGAACACTCGTCCTGAGAATTGAACAGAAGTTGGTATATAAATGCGTATAACTTTAGTAATGCACCAGTTATTGCAATTGACCTGCCGTTGATAACACTTCAAATGGATTACCTGTTGAAAGCGGtaagaaaatattgaaagtAATCATAAAAAATCCTCTGTGAAATGGATTTCTTTCTAGATACTTTTTCTACTCCTACTGAGCTTCCACTGCACCGATGGATATGTTAATGGCCGCCACGAGATAGTCAGAAGGGAGGTGAACGTGACAGAGGTGGATGGCGGATTGCGTGGAGCACTAACCATGTTATTCCAGCCCCTTGCTGATCTTGCTGCCAAGTTAAAGTTGGAGATACCCCTGATTTCAAACTCCCGCACCAAAAACTTTAACTAATGTATTGCTTTAATTGTGAAACAAGTgattcaaaatgtttttagcCTGTATTATTAAATACGTTTAAATCAGAGGTACAAGGACTTTTAGAAATATCCTTGAAAAGGGCTAATGGTTCGTCGAGTTCACTGCCCGGGAATGTCAGCAATTCCCAACCAGCGGGATGCCCACGCTGTCACCCAGCTAATTTTCACACACATATGTGGCGTTTTTCCGACATATGGGTGTCCAATATTTACCCAAGGCACAGGTGCAGCAGGAAGTGAGTAGATACGTGACACAGGACATTGAACCAGGACACTTTTAGTACACCAAGCGAGTTAAGACCACGTCCACACGCGccggaaaatgtcaaaaaaaaagtctAAATTTACGTCAAAATGTCAGAATTTCGCataatttgttgaatttcattatatattaaacaagAACAATGAGTTCCACAGTAAATCTAGTCTTTCAGTCCTAGGACCTTTCAATATACATTTCATATATTATTGGAAAAACAATGGTAAAGATCCTGTTGTTAGATTTACCGATTATACTACCAAATTGTTACTATCATCTGTTTAGACTCATTGGGAAGATGCTCTACAGGAAGATAAATGAGCTTCAGGGTGAAGAAAACAACTTGCACGATTTCAaagcaaaacatttatttatttaaaattcgtaTCACAAAACCGTCCAGCGATGCACACGCATCCTGGTCACCTGTCAACAGTAGGAGAGGAGTAGGATTCGGAGTGGGCCTGGCCATGGATTTACCACACACCAGTGGCGGTGTAGGTCAGCGGCGAGGAGGCGGCCACTTGGGCGTAGGATGTGGCCAGAACGGGAGCGGCGGCGGCGTAGGAGGTGTGAAcaactggagcagcagcagcgtaGCTGGTGTGGACAACGGGAGCAGCGGCATATGAGGTGTGAACCActggagcggcagcagcataGCTGACCACCGGAGTGGACTTCACCACGGGAGCAACGACATCCTCGACAACATGAGCGTGACTGTGCACCACCGACTGGTTCTGTTGGCTGACGGCAGTGGGCACGCTCTTCACCACGGCTCCCACCTTGGCCAGAACGGGCTCCTGGACGATGGTCGTCGCTGCTGGGGCGGCGTAGACCAGCGGGGAGGACTCCAACAGGTGACCGGGACGGGCAGCGGCTACGGCGAGCAGAGCAGACAATACCACCAACTTGAACATTTTGGAAATG
It contains:
- the LOC6738286 gene encoding uncharacterized protein LOC6738286, which encodes MFKVVFLVCGVLAVLIQARPSYLPSYEHVEYAPSVVGYESYALPAAVSHQSSTVVHEKRPYWRPIVDHTPILKTAYAPATSISYAPLGYAGSSAGWYEPGIWGGASYPSIYLK
- the LOC6738287 gene encoding cuticle protein, whose protein sequence is MFKLVVLSALLAVAAARPGHLLESSPLVYAAPAATTIVQEPVLAKVGAVVKSVPTAVSQQNQSVVHSHAHVVEDVVAPVVKSTPVVSYAAAAPVVHTSYAAAPVVHTSYAAAAPVVHTSYAAAAPVLATSYAQVAASSPLTYTATGSLSSTHSKSVSLSSDTSRRSQLHTKMFKLFVLAALLAVAAAKPGHLAAAPLVYSAPATTTVVQEPVLAKVGAVVKSVPTAVSHQSLTQVHSTPVVEDVVAPVVKTTAVHSAPVLAAAPIVKTVAPVAYSAPLAYSAPVAYSSYAAPLAYSAPVAYSAPLSYAAPAPLLHHAPLTYAAGAW
- the LOC6738288 gene encoding uncharacterized protein LOC6738288 — translated: MDYLLKAILFLLLLSFHCTDGYVNGRHEIVRREVNVTEVDGGLRGALTMLFQPLADLAAKLKLEIPLISNSRTKNFN